The following are encoded in a window of Candida dubliniensis CD36 chromosome 4, complete sequence genomic DNA:
- a CDS encoding signal peptidase complex subunit, putative (Similar to S. cerevisiae SPC2;~In C. albicans: SPC2 is induced in filamentous growth - Kadosh D and Johnson AD (2005) Induction of the Candida albicans Filamentous Growth Program by Relief of Transcriptional Repression: A Genome-wide Analysis. Mol Biol Cell 16(6):2903-12) produces the protein MSQLKKTNLNSVNDLRQTTDDNLGLVFQQLGYNESFTLIDLKLGLGLSTVVIAGLLFLVDKKYTWKDSYNITVIACVLYGIISGILYLINHFNKNVKYIGYDNKGNKLAIATSSNKLDPIYNVTITLNDRSVHAALSFNKFFDVVGFFNRDAFTELVENELNKLNKKSE, from the coding sequence TTTGAACTCAGTCAATGACTTACGTCAAACGACCGATGATAATTTGGGTTTGgtttttcaacaacttgGCTACAATGAGTCATTCacattaattgatttgaagTTAGGGTTGGGGTTATCCACAGTGGTAATAGCCGGATTACTATTCTTGGTCGATAAAAAATATACATGGAAAGATAGTTACAATATTACTGTTATTGCCTGTGTTTTATATGGCATAATCAGTGGCATTTTGTACTTGATCAAtcatttcaacaaaaatgtTAAATACATTGGCTACGATAACAAAGGCAACAAGTTAGCTATAGCAACTTCGTCTAATAAATTGGATCCTATCTACAATGTTACAATCACTTTGAATGATAGATCAGTTCATGCAGCATTGAGctttaataaattctttgATGTTGTGGGGTTCTTCAATAGAGATGCATTTACAGAATTAGTCGAAAACGAATTAAACAagttaaataaaaaaagtgaataa